In one window of Campylobacter hepaticus DNA:
- the cmeB gene encoding multidrug efflux RND transporter permease subunit CmeB, with the protein MFSKFFIERPIFASVVAIIISLAGLIGLVNLPIEQYPSLTPPTVKVSATYTGADAQTIASTVATPIEDAVNGVDNMIYMESTSSSSGSMNLTIYFEIGTNPDQATIDVNNRVSAAIAKMPEAVKKLGVTIKKTSSTTLAAISVYSNNGSMNSTDVYNYISLNILDELKRIPGVGDANAIGNRNYSLRIWLKPDLLNKFNVTATDVISAVNDQNAQYATGKIGEEPLTHKSPYVYSITMQGRLQNPEEFENIILRVNDDGSFLRLKDVADVEIGSEQYSSQGRLNGNDAVPIIINLQSGANALRTVELVQNKMQELSKSFPAGLTYKIPYDTTKFVIQSIKEVIKTFIEALILVLIVMYMFLKNFRATLIPMIAVPVSLLGTFAGLYILGFSINLLTLFALILAIGIVVDDAIIVVENIDRILHENAQISIKDAAIKAMQEVSSPVISIVLVLCAVFIPVSFISGFVGEIQRQFALTLAISVAISGFVALTLTPSLCALFLRRNEKEPFKFVKNFNDFFDWSTAIFSAGVAYILKRTLRFVLIFCIMLGAIFYLYKAIPNSLVPEEDQGLMIGIINLPSASAVHRTISQVDHISKEILKTNGIQDAMAMIGFNLFTNSLKENAAAMFIGLKDWKDRNISADEISMQLNKKFAFDRNASSIFIGLPPIPGLSITGGFEMYAQNKSGKSYNQIQEDVNKLIIAANQRKELARVRTTLDTTFPQYNLIIDRDKLKHFNLNMQDIFNTINATIGTYYVNDFSMLGKNFQVNIRAKGDFRNTQDALKNIFVRSNDGKMIPLDSFLTLQRSSGSDDVKRFNLFPAAQIQGQPAPGYTSGQAIQAISEVAKETLGDDYSIAWSGSAYQEVSSQGTASYAFILGMIFVFLILAAQYERWLIPLAVITAVPFAVFGSFLFVYLRGFSNDIYFQTGLLLLIGLSAKNAILIVEFAMEERFKKGKGVFEAALAAAKLRFRPIIMTSLAFTFGVLPMIFATGAGSASRHSLGTGLIGGMIAASTLAIFFVPLFFYLLENFNEWLNKKRNKIHE; encoded by the coding sequence ATGTTTTCTAAATTTTTTATTGAAAGACCTATTTTTGCTTCAGTTGTTGCCATTATTATTTCTTTAGCAGGTCTTATAGGGCTTGTAAATTTACCCATAGAACAATACCCTTCTTTAACTCCTCCTACAGTTAAAGTGAGTGCAACTTATACAGGAGCAGATGCTCAAACTATAGCCTCAACAGTTGCCACTCCTATTGAAGATGCTGTTAATGGTGTCGACAATATGATATACATGGAATCAACTTCAAGCTCCTCAGGAAGCATGAATTTAACTATATATTTTGAAATAGGTACAAATCCAGATCAAGCAACTATAGATGTTAATAATAGAGTTTCAGCTGCAATTGCAAAAATGCCAGAAGCAGTAAAAAAACTTGGAGTAACGATAAAAAAAACCTCATCAACAACTCTTGCTGCAATTTCAGTATATTCAAATAATGGATCTATGAATTCCACAGACGTATATAATTACATTTCTTTAAATATTTTAGACGAATTAAAAAGAATACCAGGTGTAGGAGATGCAAATGCCATAGGCAATCGCAACTATTCTTTAAGAATTTGGCTCAAACCTGATTTATTAAACAAATTTAATGTAACAGCCACTGATGTAATTTCTGCAGTTAATGATCAAAATGCTCAATATGCAACAGGTAAAATAGGGGAAGAACCCCTTACTCATAAATCTCCTTATGTTTATTCCATTACTATGCAAGGCAGATTACAAAATCCTGAAGAATTTGAAAATATCATCCTAAGAGTCAATGATGATGGATCCTTTTTACGACTTAAAGATGTAGCTGATGTTGAGATAGGTTCAGAACAATACAGTTCTCAAGGACGTTTAAATGGTAATGATGCAGTACCAATTATCATCAATCTGCAATCAGGAGCTAATGCATTACGTACGGTAGAACTTGTACAAAATAAAATGCAAGAACTCTCCAAAAGTTTTCCCGCAGGTTTAACTTATAAAATTCCTTATGATACAACAAAATTTGTGATACAATCTATCAAAGAAGTTATAAAAACCTTTATTGAAGCATTAATTTTAGTTCTTATCGTAATGTATATGTTTTTAAAAAATTTCCGGGCAACACTTATTCCTATGATAGCAGTTCCTGTCTCTTTACTAGGAACCTTTGCTGGACTTTATATTTTAGGTTTTAGTATTAATCTACTTACATTATTTGCCTTAATTTTAGCTATTGGTATTGTTGTAGATGATGCTATTATTGTGGTAGAAAATATTGACAGAATTTTACATGAAAATGCACAAATAAGCATAAAAGATGCCGCTATTAAAGCCATGCAAGAAGTAAGCTCTCCTGTAATTTCCATAGTACTTGTACTTTGTGCTGTTTTCATACCTGTTTCTTTTATATCAGGTTTTGTAGGAGAAATTCAAAGACAATTTGCATTAACTTTAGCAATTTCTGTAGCCATATCAGGCTTTGTAGCTCTTACTTTAACTCCATCTTTATGTGCTCTTTTTTTAAGACGCAATGAAAAAGAACCTTTTAAATTTGTAAAAAATTTTAATGATTTTTTTGATTGGAGTACTGCTATATTTAGTGCTGGAGTAGCATATATTCTCAAAAGAACTCTTCGCTTTGTCCTTATTTTTTGTATTATGCTAGGAGCAATTTTTTATCTTTATAAAGCTATACCAAATTCCTTAGTTCCTGAAGAAGATCAAGGCTTAATGATAGGCATTATCAATCTTCCTTCAGCATCAGCTGTTCATAGAACAATTTCACAAGTTGATCATATAAGCAAAGAAATTCTAAAAACCAATGGAATTCAAGATGCTATGGCTATGATAGGATTTAATCTTTTTACCAATTCATTAAAAGAAAATGCAGCTGCAATGTTTATAGGATTAAAAGATTGGAAAGATAGAAATATTAGCGCAGATGAAATCAGCATGCAACTTAATAAAAAATTTGCTTTTGATCGCAATGCTTCAAGTATATTCATAGGCTTACCTCCTATACCTGGATTAAGTATTACAGGTGGTTTTGAAATGTATGCACAAAATAAAAGTGGGAAAAGCTATAACCAAATTCAAGAAGATGTAAACAAACTCATCATTGCAGCCAACCAAAGAAAAGAATTAGCTAGAGTGCGCACCACCCTTGATACTACTTTCCCACAATATAATCTTATAATAGATAGAGATAAATTAAAACATTTTAATCTTAATATGCAAGATATTTTCAATACAATTAATGCAACTATTGGTACTTATTATGTCAATGATTTTTCTATGTTGGGCAAGAATTTTCAAGTTAATATTCGCGCCAAAGGGGATTTTAGAAATACCCAAGATGCATTAAAAAATATTTTTGTACGCTCAAATGATGGAAAAATGATACCACTTGATTCTTTCTTAACCCTACAAAGAAGTTCAGGTTCTGATGATGTAAAACGTTTTAATCTTTTCCCTGCAGCACAAATACAAGGACAACCTGCACCAGGTTATACTTCAGGACAAGCAATACAAGCTATTTCAGAAGTAGCAAAAGAGACTTTAGGAGATGATTATTCTATAGCCTGGAGTGGATCAGCCTATCAAGAAGTTTCAAGTCAAGGAACAGCAAGCTATGCTTTTATTTTAGGTATGATCTTTGTATTTTTGATTCTAGCAGCCCAATATGAAAGATGGTTAATTCCTTTAGCGGTTATTACAGCTGTACCTTTTGCTGTTTTTGGTTCTTTTTTATTTGTTTATTTAAGAGGTTTTAGCAATGATATTTATTTTCAAACCGGATTGTTACTTCTTATTGGACTTTCAGCCAAAAATGCAATTTTAATTGTTGAATTTGCCATGGAAGAACGTTTTAAAAAAGGTAAAGGAGTATTTGAAGCCGCTTTAGCAGCAGCAAAACTCAGATTTCGTCCTATCATCATGACTTCTTTAGCCTTTACCTTTGGAGTTTTACCAATGATTTTTGCCACAGGAGCAGGTAGTGCTTCAAGACATTCTTTAGGAACAGGACTAATAGGAGGAATGATTGCAGCTTCTACTTTAGCAATTTTCTTTGTACCTTTATTTTTCTATCTTCTAGAAAATTTCAATGAATGGCTAAATAAGAAAAGGAATAAAATCCATGAATAA
- a CDS encoding efflux RND transporter periplasmic adaptor subunit encodes MRLFPKKIILTLSIISLFIACTKEQTPKMQMPPQPVTTMMVHSEDLPLSFTYPAKLVSNYDVIIKPQVSGIIVNKLFKAGDIVKKGQTLFIIEQNKFKANVDIAYGQTLMAQANFENASKDFNRSKTLFNKGAISQKEYDAALATFDNSKAHLTSAKAQLLNAKIDLDHTKIKAPFDGTIGDALINVGDYVSASSSELVRITNLNPIYADFFISDTDKLNLVRNTQNGRWDLDNIHANLHFNGETIKGKLYFIDSVIDAHSGTVKAKAIFENNNSSLLPGAFATITSDAFIQKNGFKIPQLAIKQDQNDVYVFLFKNGKVEKASIHISYQNNEYAIIDQGLQNGDKIILDNFTKIHIGSEVREIGAQ; translated from the coding sequence ATGAGATTATTTCCAAAAAAAATTATTCTAACTTTAAGCATTATATCCTTATTCATTGCTTGCACTAAAGAACAAACACCAAAAATGCAAATGCCGCCTCAACCTGTAACAACTATGATGGTACACTCTGAAGATTTACCACTTAGTTTTACTTATCCAGCTAAGCTAGTTAGCAATTATGATGTTATTATAAAACCTCAAGTTAGTGGTATAATAGTAAATAAACTTTTTAAAGCTGGCGATATTGTAAAAAAAGGACAAACTTTATTTATAATAGAACAAAATAAATTTAAAGCTAATGTTGATATTGCTTATGGACAAACCTTAATGGCTCAAGCAAATTTTGAAAATGCCAGTAAGGATTTTAATCGCTCCAAAACTCTTTTTAATAAAGGCGCAATCTCCCAAAAAGAATATGATGCTGCTCTTGCCACATTTGATAATTCCAAAGCTCATTTAACAAGTGCTAAAGCTCAACTTCTAAACGCAAAAATCGACCTAGATCATACAAAAATAAAGGCTCCATTTGATGGCACCATAGGCGATGCTTTAATTAACGTAGGAGATTATGTAAGTGCTTCATCAAGTGAACTTGTTAGAATTACTAATTTAAACCCTATTTATGCAGATTTTTTTATTTCAGATACAGATAAACTTAACTTGGTTCGCAACACTCAAAATGGAAGATGGGATTTAGATAATATCCATGCCAACTTACATTTTAATGGAGAGACAATTAAAGGAAAGCTTTATTTTATTGATTCTGTAATTGATGCTCATAGTGGCACAGTAAAAGCAAAAGCTATTTTTGAAAATAACAATTCTTCATTATTACCAGGAGCTTTTGCAACAATTACCTCAGATGCATTTATACAAAAAAATGGCTTTAAAATACCCCAACTAGCTATAAAACAAGATCAAAACGATGTTTATGTTTTTCTTTTTAAAAATGGAAAAGTAGAAAAAGCTTCCATACATATAAGTTATCAAAATAATGAATATGCTATCATTGATCAAGGCTTACAAAATGGAGATAAAATCATCTTAGATAATTTTACAAAAATTCATATTGGTAGTGAAGTTAGAGAAATTGGAGCACAATAA
- a CDS encoding TetR/AcrR family transcriptional regulator, with protein MNSNKTPSKKVLARQEKIKNVALELFLTKGYQETSLSDIIKLSGGSYSNIYDSFKNKEGLFFEILDDICKKHFHLIRSKTQEIKDGSLKEILISFGMAFVEIFNQPEAVAFGRIVYSQVYDKDRHLANWIDNNQQNFSYNILMDFFQQQEDSFMKKNAEKLAITFCTMLKEPYHHLNVLINAPLKNKKEQKKHVEFIVNIFLNGINSHKNLS; from the coding sequence ATGAATTCAAATAAAACACCCTCAAAGAAAGTTTTAGCTAGACAAGAAAAAATTAAAAATGTAGCCTTAGAACTTTTTTTAACAAAAGGATACCAAGAAACAAGTCTTAGCGATATTATTAAATTATCTGGAGGTTCTTATTCTAATATTTATGATAGTTTTAAAAATAAAGAAGGATTATTTTTTGAAATTTTAGATGATATATGTAAAAAACACTTTCACCTTATTCGCTCAAAAACACAAGAAATTAAAGATGGAAGCTTAAAAGAAATTTTAATTTCTTTTGGAATGGCTTTTGTAGAAATTTTCAATCAGCCAGAAGCTGTAGCCTTCGGTAGAATTGTCTATTCTCAAGTTTATGATAAAGACAGACATCTTGCTAATTGGATAGATAATAATCAACAAAATTTTTCTTATAATATTCTTATGGATTTTTTTCAACAACAAGAAGATTCTTTCATGAAAAAAAATGCTGAAAAACTTGCTATTACTTTTTGCACCATGCTTAAAGAACCCTATCATCATCTTAATGTTTTAATCAACGCTCCTTTAAAAAATAAAAAAGAACAAAAAAAACATGTTGAATTTATAGTCAATATTTTTCTAAATGGAATTAATAGCCATAAAAACCTATCTTAA
- the ccoG gene encoding cytochrome c oxidase accessory protein CcoG, whose translation MQGYITTYTKKRYFVYLIASIVILVLPFIRINGNHFFLLSFDHSKLNLFFMSFSTQEFYLMPFVLIFLFLFIFFITTLSGRIWCAWTCPQTIFRVIYRDIIQTKILKIRQNINNKQKEYQGKYFRKFIGIILFYLISIAAISNLLWYFIPPEDFFYYIQNPQEHLLLMGILFYASLLFTFDITYLAEKFCIYVCPYARIQSVMFDHDTMQVIYDEKRGGLIYKDHNKLYKKPPQGECIGCEACVSICPTHIDIRKGMQLECINCLECADACSKVQNNFNRPSLINWTSAKAIQTGDKIHYLRFRTVAYFIILLIALAILIIMGNKKENMLLNINRSSELYNISNIKGETVISNAYTFLFQNTDSKTHEYYFKANLEGVDGGIEIIRPKKSFILKAGEQAKKIVVIKATKKLANYDQKDTILTLHIKAYATDDQEISVSRKSIFVYPKSTIIKDQ comes from the coding sequence ATGCAAGGATATATTACAACTTATACAAAAAAGCGATATTTTGTATATTTAATTGCAAGTATTGTTATACTTGTTTTGCCTTTTATAAGAATAAATGGAAACCATTTTTTTCTTTTAAGTTTTGATCATTCTAAATTAAATTTATTTTTTATGTCTTTTTCAACGCAAGAATTTTATCTCATGCCCTTTGTTCTTATATTTCTTTTTTTATTCATCTTTTTTATTACAACTTTAAGTGGAAGAATTTGGTGTGCTTGGACTTGTCCTCAAACTATTTTTAGGGTTATATATAGAGATATTATTCAAACTAAAATTCTTAAAATTCGTCAAAATATTAATAATAAACAAAAAGAATATCAAGGAAAGTATTTTAGAAAATTTATAGGAATAATTCTTTTTTATCTCATTTCTATAGCTGCTATAAGTAACTTACTTTGGTATTTTATTCCTCCTGAAGATTTTTTTTATTATATACAAAATCCTCAAGAACATTTACTTTTAATGGGAATATTATTTTACGCTAGTTTATTATTTACATTTGATATAACTTATTTAGCTGAAAAATTTTGTATTTATGTTTGTCCTTATGCAAGAATACAATCTGTTATGTTTGATCATGATACTATGCAAGTTATTTATGATGAAAAACGCGGTGGTTTAATTTATAAAGATCATAATAAACTTTACAAAAAACCACCTCAAGGAGAATGTATAGGTTGTGAAGCTTGCGTTAGTATTTGTCCTACACATATTGATATACGCAAAGGTATGCAACTTGAATGCATTAACTGTCTTGAATGTGCAGATGCTTGTTCAAAAGTACAAAATAATTTTAATAGACCAAGTCTAATTAACTGGACTAGTGCCAAAGCTATCCAAACAGGCGATAAAATTCATTATTTAAGATTTAGAACTGTAGCTTATTTTATCATTCTTTTAATTGCTTTAGCAATCTTAATTATTATGGGAAATAAAAAAGAAAATATGCTCTTAAATATTAATCGTAGTAGTGAATTATACAATATTTCAAATATTAAAGGAGAAACAGTCATTTCAAATGCTTATACTTTTTTATTTCAAAATACAGACTCTAAAACTCATGAGTATTATTTCAAAGCGAATTTAGAAGGAGTTGATGGTGGAATTGAAATTATACGACCAAAAAAATCTTTTATATTAAAAGCAGGAGAACAAGCTAAAAAAATAGTAGTGATTAAAGCTACAAAAAAATTAGCAAACTATGATCAAAAAGATACGATCTTAACTCTTCATATAAAAGCTTATGCTACAGATGATCAAGAGATTTCAGTTTCTAGAAAAAGTATATTTGTATACCCAAAAAGCACAATCATAAAGGATCAATAA
- the rpsU gene encoding 30S ribosomal protein S21: MPGIKVHPNESFDEAYRKFKKQVDRNLVVTEVRARRFFEPMTEIRKKQKISARKKMLKRLYMLRRYESRL, translated from the coding sequence GTGCCAGGAATTAAGGTGCATCCTAATGAGTCTTTTGATGAGGCTTATCGTAAATTCAAAAAACAAGTAGATAGGAATCTAGTTGTAACTGAAGTAAGAGCAAGAAGATTTTTTGAGCCTATGACTGAAATTCGTAAAAAACAAAAAATTTCAGCACGTAAAAAAATGCTTAAAAGACTTTATATGCTTAGACGTTATGAATCAAGACTTTAA
- a CDS encoding UPF0323 family lipoprotein, with amino-acid sequence MKQIKKIIQLSMISGLTAVAGGVLVGCQNNNQDADILNQAANTKGAFVIIEELAPGQYKIKDQYPSDETRVVLKELNGMERILSKEEMDALIKQEAMKIDNGTSNLTKDNGQISNGGLGLGEALLASAAGAILGSWIGSKLFNNQNFANQQRSAFSNQSAYQRSVNSFNKAGATNSGSGVKKSGFFGGGSKASSSSSSFGS; translated from the coding sequence ATGAAACAAATTAAAAAAATTATTCAGCTTAGTATGATTAGTGGTTTAACAGCTGTTGCAGGTGGTGTTTTGGTAGGATGTCAAAATAATAATCAAGATGCAGATATTTTAAATCAAGCAGCTAATACAAAAGGGGCTTTTGTTATTATTGAGGAATTGGCTCCAGGACAATATAAGATTAAAGATCAATATCCAAGTGATGAAACAAGAGTTGTACTAAAAGAACTTAATGGTATGGAGCGTATTTTATCCAAAGAAGAAATGGATGCGTTGATTAAACAAGAAGCAATGAAAATTGATAATGGAACTTCTAATTTAACTAAAGATAATGGACAAATTAGCAATGGAGGTTTAGGTTTAGGTGAGGCTTTGCTTGCAAGTGCTGCAGGAGCAATTTTAGGAAGCTGGATAGGTTCAAAGCTTTTTAATAATCAAAATTTTGCCAATCAACAACGCAGTGCTTTTTCTAATCAAAGTGCTTATCAAAGAAGTGTAAATAGTTTTAATAAGGCAGGTGCAACAAATTCTGGTTCAGGAGTTAAAAAATCAGGATTTTTCGGAGGAGGATCTAAGGCAAGTTCTAGTTCTTCATCTTTTGGTTCTTAA
- a CDS encoding glutathionylspermidine synthase family protein, protein MQLLQVNKLQKDYLESIGFSWHTDEDGSDYIGNKLVCVTNEEANAYYEAVNELYDMFISAAQNVIDNNRFDELGIPFNLINAIKMSWENEVHWHLYGRFDLAGGLDGRPIKLIEFNADTPTALFESAILQWAILKQNGMDESAQFNNIYEGLMDNFKRLITLDESIESFRDHYQGWKILFSSVAGSKEEEITTKLLSHIAKESGFKTDFSFVDEVEFSEEGILKDGENYEYWFKLIPWEDIAIEEGELAMLLTQIMRNQRAIILNPAYTLLFQSKGILKILWELFPNHPLLLETKDKPLEGKNYVKKPVFGREGANISIIKEGQILHENVGPYANNKVIYQEYVEFNSHENEYYQAGVFFAYEACGLGFRKGGLILDNYSKFVGHIIKD, encoded by the coding sequence ATGCAATTATTACAAGTTAATAAACTTCAAAAAGATTATTTAGAAAGCATAGGTTTTTCATGGCATACAGATGAAGATGGGAGTGATTATATTGGCAATAAATTAGTGTGTGTTACAAATGAAGAGGCAAATGCATATTATGAAGCTGTAAATGAGCTTTATGATATGTTTATAAGTGCAGCTCAAAATGTTATAGATAATAATCGTTTTGATGAATTAGGTATACCTTTTAACCTGATTAATGCGATTAAAATGAGTTGGGAAAATGAAGTGCATTGGCATTTGTATGGACGTTTTGATTTAGCAGGTGGACTTGATGGTAGACCTATAAAATTGATAGAATTTAATGCTGATACACCAACAGCTCTTTTTGAAAGTGCCATTTTACAATGGGCGATTTTAAAACAAAATGGTATGGATGAGAGTGCACAATTTAATAATATTTATGAAGGTTTGATGGATAATTTTAAAAGACTTATTACTCTTGATGAAAGTATTGAAAGTTTTAGAGATCATTATCAAGGATGGAAAATTTTATTTTCAAGTGTAGCAGGAAGCAAAGAAGAAGAAATTACTACAAAATTACTTTCTCACATTGCTAAAGAATCAGGTTTTAAAACTGATTTTTCTTTTGTGGATGAAGTTGAATTTAGTGAAGAGGGAATTTTAAAAGATGGTGAAAATTATGAATACTGGTTTAAACTTATCCCTTGGGAAGATATAGCTATAGAAGAAGGTGAACTTGCTATGCTTTTAACACAAATTATGCGTAATCAAAGGGCTATTATTTTAAATCCTGCTTATACTCTTTTATTTCAATCTAAAGGAATTTTGAAAATTTTATGGGAGCTTTTTCCTAATCATCCTTTGCTTTTGGAGACAAAGGATAAGCCTTTAGAAGGAAAAAATTATGTAAAAAAACCTGTATTTGGTCGAGAGGGAGCAAATATTAGTATAATAAAAGAGGGACAAATTTTACATGAAAATGTTGGTCCTTATGCAAATAATAAAGTAATTTATCAAGAATATGTGGAATTTAATTCTCATGAAAATGAATACTATCAAGCAGGTGTTTTTTTTGCTTATGAGGCTTGTGGTTTAGGTTTTAGAAAAGGTGGTCTTATACTTGATAATTATTCTAAATTTGTAGGTCATATTATTAAGGATTAA
- a CDS encoding D-2-hydroxyacid dehydrogenase — MKIVCLDAATLGTYDLSIFKQLGSLEVYNTTSKEQTIERLKDADVVMTNKVVIDKKVIDACGNLKLILETATGVNNIDVEYAKQKGIIVKNAAGYSTMSVVQHTFALIFAFLNHVVYYTQWSQEGKWCNSPIFTDYSRILNTLNGKKHGIIGLGAIGKEVAKISQTFGAQIYYYSTSGTNHNLDFIHLSLDELLKSCDIVSIHAPLNAKTYNLLNFNNLRFLKDGAILVNVGRGGIINEIDLAKIIDEKNIRVALDVLEYEPMIENHPLLNIQNKENLIITPHVAWASKEALSVLMDMVFNNLKEWIENGK; from the coding sequence ATGAAAATTGTATGTTTAGATGCAGCAACTTTAGGGACTTATGATTTAAGTATTTTTAAACAATTGGGTTCTTTAGAGGTTTATAATACAACAAGTAAAGAACAAACTATTGAGCGTTTAAAAGATGCTGATGTTGTTATGACTAATAAGGTAGTAATTGATAAAAAGGTTATAGATGCATGCGGGAATTTAAAACTTATTTTAGAAACTGCTACAGGTGTAAATAATATTGATGTTGAATATGCCAAGCAAAAAGGTATAATAGTAAAAAATGCAGCAGGATATTCTACTATGAGTGTTGTGCAGCATACTTTTGCTTTAATATTTGCTTTTTTAAATCATGTTGTTTATTATACTCAATGGAGTCAAGAAGGCAAATGGTGCAATAGTCCTATTTTCACTGATTATAGCAGGATTTTAAATACGCTCAATGGTAAAAAACATGGTATTATAGGTTTAGGAGCTATAGGCAAAGAAGTGGCAAAAATTTCTCAAACTTTTGGAGCTCAAATTTATTATTATTCCACTAGTGGGACAAATCATAATTTAGATTTTATACATTTAAGTTTAGATGAGTTATTGAAAAGTTGTGATATTGTAAGTATTCATGCACCCTTAAATGCAAAAACTTATAATTTACTCAATTTTAATAATTTACGGTTTTTAAAAGATGGTGCAATTTTAGTTAATGTCGGTAGAGGTGGTATTATTAATGAAATAGATTTAGCAAAAATTATAGATGAAAAAAATATTCGTGTAGCTTTAGATGTTTTAGAGTATGAGCCTATGATAGAAAATCATCCACTATTAAATATTCAAAATAAGGAAAATTTAATTATTACTCCACATGTAGCATGGGCGAGTAAAGAAGCTTTAAGTGTCTTAATGGATATGGTCTTTAATAATCTTAAAGAATGGATTGAAAATGGCAAATGA